The following is a genomic window from Brassica napus cultivar Da-Ae unplaced genomic scaffold, Da-Ae ScsIHWf_112;HRSCAF=197, whole genome shotgun sequence.
CGAAAGGATTCAGACCGAGCGTAGGAGTGTTCCTGTCTCTTGACTGCAGAAGCTGAACGTAGAAAATCTAGCTTTAGTACTAATTCATAACTTGCAAACTATTATTCATTGTGAAGTTTTGGGAGGAGGTTCTGAGCTTCTTACATCTTTAGCAAGAATCCTGTCTATATCAATGTTGAGTTCTGGATTCACGGTCGAGAGTTTCATAGACAAAAACTGGAGAAAATGAAAGCAAGTGTGACACAGAAACATCAGAACCAAAACTCTTAAGCGTTTCAAGAATCGTTAAAGGAAGAGTTTCTTACCTCAACCTGCTGTTGCAATGACTGAACATAGTTGATGATTTCATCAAGCATAACCGCTTTACCAGTGATCTAGAGTCAACCACCAACCACAAAAAGACTCTCAGCTAAAATTTACTCAGGAAATCAAAGGAAGTTAAAACTGCTAAAAGCCACATTTTAACTCCAAGTACCTTGTTACATCCCGGAACAAGCTCTTGAAGCAGTCTCATCCTTTCACTTATCTTTTCTCTTCTAACCTTCAAACACCAAACGTAAAACAGCAAACTTTTCAGAACCAGTGATTAGCAGCAGGAAGACAAATATCAAAAGAGTCATTACCCTTTCTGCAAGACTGTGACTATTAGTAGCTTGACCTCTCCTTGCCCTCATATGAATGTAGTTTTCTTTAGGTGCTTCTTCACTCTGTGAGCTCTCTTTGTTCATCTTCTCTTTACTCTGATCATTTTTCTGTTTCTTCTGACTCTGAGGCTCTTCTTGAAATTCCTCCACAGCTTTCTGCTAATTTAAACAACACTCACTTGTCTCAGCACAAACCACATCAAAAGCTTTtgtctttttttatcaaactttGAACCTATTGCTACCAAACCAAAACTCACCTTGTTCCATTGTGATTCAGCTTCTGGTTGCCTTCTTTTTCTGTTTGAGGAACCACCAAGAACAACATCATCTGAAACCTGATGACCATCTCCAGCTATGACTAATCTTCCAACACTTTCCCCTTTCTTGTCTGAACCAAGAAAgtgaccaccaccaccaccaccacaatcACCAAAAGGAAGAAGACTAGCAGGCATGTCATGATAGCCAGAACCAGAACCGGGTTGGTGGTAATGAGGGAAGCAACTCATCCCTGGATTGTCCATCCCCATTGAAGGGTAGTGAGAGCTAGAGAAGCCACCAACACTGACAGCTGGATCCCAATCTGCAGAAGAGAAGAAAGGATCTGACTTTGCATACAAAGGCATTCCAACTCTTGAGATCCCACTTTGATCATCTC
Proteins encoded in this region:
- the LOC106346220 gene encoding transcription factor bHLH74-like isoform X2, whose protein sequence is MGGESNEGEMGLNHGDDQSGISRVGMPLYAKSDPFFSSADWDPAVSVGGFSSSHYPSMGMDNPGMSCFPHYHQPGSGSGYHDMPASLLPFGDCGGGGGGHFLGSDKKGESVGRLVIAGDGHQVSDDVVLGGSSNRKRRQPEAESQWNKKAVEEFQEEPQSQKKQKNDQSKEKMNKESSQSEEAPKENYIHMRARRGQATNSHSLAERVRREKISERMRLLQELVPGCNKITGKAVMLDEIINYVQSLQQQVEFLSMKLSTVNPELNIDIDRILAKDLLQSRDRNTPTLGLNPFARFQGTIPNISTTTAPQYNSLPQTTLESELQSLYQMGFVSNPSTMSSFSPNNGPLKPEL
- the LOC106346220 gene encoding transcription factor bHLH74-like isoform X1, coding for MGGESNEGEMGLNHGDDQSGISRVGMPLYAKSDPFFSSADWDPAVSVGGFSSSHYPSMGMDNPGMSCFPHYHQPGSGSGYHDMPASLLPFGDCGGGGGGHFLGSDKKGESVGRLVIAGDGHQVSDDVVLGGSSNRKRRQPEAESQWNKQKAVEEFQEEPQSQKKQKNDQSKEKMNKESSQSEEAPKENYIHMRARRGQATNSHSLAERVRREKISERMRLLQELVPGCNKITGKAVMLDEIINYVQSLQQQVEFLSMKLSTVNPELNIDIDRILAKDLLQSRDRNTPTLGLNPFARFQGTIPNISTTTAPQYNSLPQTTLESELQSLYQMGFVSNPSTMSSFSPNNGPLKPEL